From the Lathyrus oleraceus cultivar Zhongwan6 chromosome 3, CAAS_Psat_ZW6_1.0, whole genome shotgun sequence genome, the window AGACAACAATTATGCTAGTACTTTACAGCCCACAaaattattaatattaatatttccatctctctttctctctctcacaAACACTTTCTCTCTCCAACAATGTTTTTAGCTGTGTTGTATAGTAGTATCTTGTTTGTTGAATTGAATTGAATTCATgaatgaaaagaataaaaaaggGTCAATTGTTTTTAAGGGTTTGTTTTTTCATGTTCATATATAGATAAATATTAATGGTGATGATTTCATAATTGAGTTGTTTGGTAGTAATAAACCTGCTGATAGTGTCTTGTGTCTGTCGGCGCAAGGTCACTTTCTGTCGGCATTGTCTCTTTCCACTATCCAACCATCAAACACAACAATTTCTCATTTCAACTACAATTGCTTCTGGTTTTCATTCTCTTGTTGAATGTTTAGTGAATTTCTTGGTTCATATGTGGGAAGAAAGAGAGAGATTTTGGGTTAATCTTCTTATTTGTGATCACCATTGGAAGAAGGTTTCTGCAAAGTTTCGTTGGTAAATGCATCACAGGCTTTTTCAGATCCTGCTTCATTGTTTTTATTTCACTAAAAGTAATCACTCTATTCTATTTCTTCTTGTTCTTTTTTTTCCTTCAACACTTGATTGATGCAATGTTATTAGCCTGATAGATCCAATTTTATCTTATTGCATGACATTTAGAAAACAGACATGCAATTAATTTGTAGGAATTCATGAACTTGTTACCGTTTTTGTTTGAACACTGTTTTTTTAATGTACTTTTCTTTTTGTGCTGCATTACATTgtattcatttttttatttagtttttatATCTGCATTATTGACTGCATGCCTTCTCTTAAGTGTGTGTTTGGAATGATGGTGTGTTTGTTAAATCATTTTGTAGAAGCTTTAGAGTATAGTTTTTGCGAAATTCGTGGCAGCTCGATGTTAATTCAAACATGCACTAAGTCTTGTCTTTTGCAAATTCATGGTTTAAATTGCGATTGCGGTTACTGCAATGTGCATTGCGGCCGTTACAGCGCGAGTGTTTATTGAAAAGAGTTTGGGTTCTAAATTTTGAGTTTTGACTAAATACTTGAAGAAACTTAGGCGAAGTTGTCTGATGCGGTTCGTAATGTGAAAGAATGCGTGATTTCAAATCACACTGTAGTTGCAGTTGAAGAGACTACTGCATCAGGAATATTGAGGCCGTAATTGCGGTTGCAGAGACTGCAGTTTAAAACCATTGGTTTAGGTAGTTCAAAAAGCATAGAAATGTCTCTCTAGTTTTATTAGCTAATAACAAAAGAGGATCTATCTGTCTTGTTTTATTTAACAGCATATTTGATTCATATTTCATAGATTGTGATCTTTTGTTATTGATTTTTGGAATTCAGGTTTCATGTATAAGAATAGTTGGTGTAAATTTGtagaagaaaagtgaagtgatttTCCATACCAGATGTCAAGTTCTCTTGCAGCAATAATAGGAGGAGCTGCAGGAGCCGCGGCATTGGTAGGGATATCGATAATACTTTTATGGTTTTGTTTGTTTCGCCAAACAAGCGTTTCTAGAACTTCAGAGACAGGTTCCTCTGATCCATCACAGGGTAACAAACATCTAAAATTAGTGGATTATGTAAAAATAACCGATAAGTGTTAGCTTCGTTAAAATGATGCGAATGAATTCCATTACATGCAGTGGGAAGACATGGTGGAATTGAGTTGCAAATGCGAGATACTAGGCGTTTTGCGATGGAAGAACTCTCTCACGCGACAAAGACTTTCACTGACAAAAACTTGATCGGAGTAGGGAAATTCGGTGAGGTTTACAAAGGCTTACTTCAAGATGGGATGCTTGTAGCCATCAAGAAGCGTGACGGTGTCAATAGTCAGGAATTCGTTGATGAGGTAATAGTCAGTTTCTTTTCTGAATCACAGGCTTCACTATAACAAAATTGTTAAACCAGTTTGATAGTTGATTATGGTGTAAAACTGTATCGcgaattctcattttcttttcCAATGCAGCTTTTACTTATCGTTTATTCTCTTCCTTTGATCTAACGTGACCGAGCTATACTTTAGGTACGCTATCTTTCATCTATTCAACATCGGAATCTAGTTACTCTTATCGGATATTGCCAAGAAAACAATCTACAGTTTCTTATATACGAATACGTGCCTAATGGAAGCGTCTCCGGTCACTTGTATGGTAAATTTCTGCATTTTCACATGTGACATGTTCCATTTCGACAAAGTTCAATCATATATATCTGCAAAGTTTTGTTGTTCTGTTACCGATGATTGTGGTTTCGATTTTCCCTTGAAGGTGCTAGTCAACAACCACGAGAGAGGCTAGAATTCAAGCATAGACTCTCAATAGCTCAAGGTGCAGCTAAAGGTGATCCTTAGCAAAATCAGTGAGCATTTGTGGCTTTCCTGGTATCAGTTTTCTTCTCTTTTCGATAAATATAATACACCGAAAAGTATCTTAACGGAACCATAATCCTAAGACTTTCAATCATTTGGTAAACCTTGTGTATGCATAAAGCTATGAGGAACTCGGTTCTGATTTTCAAAAACTCATTCGTAATTCATACATAATGCAGGTTtggctcatcttcattctttGAGTCCGCGTTTGGTGCATAAGAATTTCAAAACATCTAATGTTCTTGTCGATGAAAACTTCATTTCTAAGGTCGCGGATGCAGGACTTCGTAACTTTCTAGGGAGAGTTGAAATTGTAGGCTCGTCTTCACAAGTGGCGTCAGATGAGATATTTCTTGCACCAGAGTAATTTCTCTAAAAATCATCTATGATTCACGCTGTTTCGGTTATGCGTGCATTTTCCTTTATTTACATACACCACCATCGATTGCAGGGTGAGAGAGTTCCGACAATTTTCTGAGAAGAGCGATGTGTATAGCTTTGGAGTATTTTTGTTGGAATTGTTGAGTGGGAAGGAAGCAACAGAATCACCCTCTATAAACACAAGTCAAAATCTGGTCGAATCGGTATATGATTATACTACTCAAACCATATCACTATACAATGTAAAACTCTCAGCACACACCCCTAACGCTTCAGGACCATACATACATCCATTCTATAGCACTAACACTTTTGATCAAGAGGCGTGTCCTATGTCAGACACGCGACACATGTGATTACATTCATTTAATAATTTTCTTAAACTATTACCGATGTTGGCAGTTGGCAATGACATGTCAGAGTGTCTGTCTGTATCTGTGCTTCATAGCTTCTGTGTGATTGATACGTACTTTTTTCTTCCTATAACTTAGGTGCTAAGTAATCCAGACAGTAGCACCATGTCTGCAATCATAGATCAAAGAATGGAAAGTAGATTCACAGCTGAAGGCATGGAAAACTACATTCTACTCTTAATAAGATGTTTGGATCCTTCAAGCGAAAGAAGACCTTCGATGAGCTACGTCGAAACGGAACTCGACCGAATCCTCGAAAAAGAGATGAACTTAACAACAATGATGGGTGAAGGAACACCAACTGTAACACTTGGAAGTCAATTATTCAAATcaactaaataaataaataaaaaggtATTATTGTGATAAATTATTATATTTGTGAATTACATATAGGGCTAGCTAGCTGCTTCACAAGTGTATAAAAAGCAGTTGTATCTATCTATCCCTTGTTTTATTTTTCCTGTGCCATTGAGCAGTTGTATTCTTTTATTTTCCcatcatgattttttttttggttcATAAATGTAATCTCTTGTAAGAAATTATTTGTTAATATGACAGTGAAGATTGGATGTTGTGGTAAAGAAtttatcatttttttttcatCTATGAATcttaaaagaaaaaaattatcAATTTGGAAAGGTCATAGTGATAAACAGCTCATGTCTAAAAATTTAGCCATTTAAGAATTTGTAATGGTACAATATTGGTCATTCACTATTTTTGGACCAATTTGGGTCTCTaaatctttttttctttttgcaatTTAGTGGTCCCCTACTCTCTCTCTCTAATTTAAAGCATGGGACATAGAAAAAGATGATATAGATGTAGTACAAGAGATATAGAATATAATGATAAATGAAACCTCATATaaaaaatatgataaatgaaACTTCTCAAACAACAAAGAgatgaaaaaaaaaaaagagcaTTTTGCTTTCATGTCAAGATGGGTTTTGTTTTTTGAAAATGTCAAGAGGTTTgagaattttttatttaaatatcTTTGATTTTTCAAAAAATTCCTAAAATAATCCTGACTTCAAAAAAATTCTCATCTATCCCCACTTTTTAGAGGAGACACCAGATCAATTGGCGTTAGCTCCTAAACTTAGAGAggaggcaccaattggattggctacaGCACATGATACTGCCAATCCAATTCACGCCCATGTGTTATTTTGtagaggaggcgccaattggtctggcgcCTCAGTGTAATGTGCAATTTTTTGTGATATAAATAGAGGTGTTATGTGAATCATTTTTCTCATCTCATTTCGCTATGGAAAAATGGTTTGTTCGAGAGACAAATCTCCGATGTTGATGTTCTTCTAGAACATCAGtagtttcgatcaactgaagagggagttggttcgttggttagatggaaaaatatcagaaggggaaaaaattagaagtattgagagactcgatagtatatttggttgggtgcgagtcaaaactgataaggatgctagggaaatgatgtttggacgagatgacataagtttgattgttgtaatcaattagaaatattctgttttaagtttgcttatgttgtagtgatgtttgttgtgaaccttcttgtaacaaaaagataatgatatataaaaatccaaggttacaaaaattaaaaggagATATTATCTTATGATGCAGATGTTGCTCCTTGATTCGGACAATTATTCTTATTGTGTCCTGATTGTTATACtacatagtcttatcattttatcagtcgtatACATTTCTGTTCTAATATGCGTGTTGTTTGAccgtttttttttctttcttcgcatctcattGTTATGtcaaactatgtcaccttcatatggaggtcagcattcctccattggtagcactgagaagcttttgttatacacattcatgacggtaatggccttgtaaacacCAGATAGATGACTGTAAGCGTCCTGGCGAGTATGTgcgcatgccgcaatgacatgggagcaaggaatacggaaggcctggaattttccacagtcgcaccaaattctgtttagtttgacaacataggataaatttggtctcccctcattatgatccattgtttcctgtacgctaaaattttgcctatgacggtcaaagaatataaccgcgtgtgtgctagctttgatactttcctctttcatcactttcatacaatATTCACAGAATATTTGACCCAATATTAACACTACACTCCATTTTAACCTCTGGTTAAgaaggtagaagccaacctataataggttgttctgaccaaagtggttattggtagatttctaatgtcagatgaaaaattagtaagaaaaatactcaggtcactccctaagagatttgctatgaaggtgacagtcatagaagagtctcaagacatctccaatatgagagttgatgagctaattggttccctccaaacatttgagatgggaatgtgtgatggatatgaaaagaaaaccaaaggcatagccttcatgtcaaacacagaggaggaaaatgatcaggatgatgatgaagatcttgcaaatgatgtagcaatgctgggaagacagttcaacagactgttgaaaaagatggatgtaagatctaaggctaatgtcaagaacatcttATCTGACATTtgtaaatccaacaatgctggaagaagaacaaggtcagatgataagcccaaagaaggaaaaggagtacattgccatgaatgtgatgggtatgaacacattagaactgaatgtggaacctacctcaagaaacagaatATGAGTattgctgccacttggtctgatgagagtgaaatagaagagtctgcaaatctggtgattgccttgactggaagatggggttctgatgaagactcaagtgatgatgaagtaacctttgaagagttggccactacctacagaaagttgtgtcacaaaagtgctgaggtgtgtaaacaggttgaaagccagaagaaggtaataactcaacttgagaatgagaaggtagaacacttggaaacca encodes:
- the LOC127126733 gene encoding putative serine/threonine-protein kinase; this translates as MSSSLAAIIGGAAGAAALVGISIILLWFCLFRQTSVSRTSETGSSDPSQVGRHGGIELQMRDTRRFAMEELSHATKTFTDKNLIGVGKFGEVYKGLLQDGMLVAIKKRDGVNSQEFVDEVRYLSSIQHRNLVTLIGYCQENNLQFLIYEYVPNGSVSGHLYGASQQPRERLEFKHRLSIAQGAAKGLAHLHSLSPRLVHKNFKTSNVLVDENFISKVADAGLRNFLGRVEIVGSSSQVASDEIFLAPEVREFRQFSEKSDVYSFGVFLLELLSGKEATESPSINTSQNLVESVLSNPDSSTMSAIIDQRMESRFTAEGMENYILLLIRCLDPSSERRPSMSYVETELDRILEKEMNLTTMMGEGTPTVTLGSQLFKSTK